Proteins from one Sabethes cyaneus chromosome 2, idSabCyanKW18_F2, whole genome shotgun sequence genomic window:
- the LOC128737178 gene encoding toll-like receptor 6, with protein MSLITRKLELVALPALLLVLLLSVQVNYSLQYDSAEARYYPTSPVESNLRYDAPDDCKYRITPDDEVELVCNLRTVNSEFDNTNFSVIPSEHTASLAVICNEAIMARSKLQARSFVHLVRLKALSLEYCKIAKFENEVLAGLNDLRNFTLRTHNINWPELNLEIEPEVFASTKSLEQLDLSMNNIWSLPDHLFCSLSGLRSLNISSNRLQDVNDLGFREKPVVKEENGTHNGSSMSCNLDLEDLDVSKNHFVLLPASGFGMLKRLKLLKIHDNEISMVGDKALNGLKELQILDLSSNKIVALPTDLFKDPAQSIQEIYLQNNSISVLSPGLFSKLEQLQALDLSVNQLTSAWVNRDTFSGLIRLVLLNLANNKITKLESEIFSDLYTLQILNLRHNQLEIIAADTFSPMNNLHTLLLSHNKVKYLDAYSLNGLYALSLLSLDNNVLTGVHPEAFRNCSSLQDLNLNGNELTQVPLALKDMRLLRTVDLGENSISVIEEPGFRGMNNLYGLRLISNNIENITRKAFKDLPSLQILNLARNKIQFIEKGAFEPAVSVQAIRLDGNLLADIDGLFTAMPNLVWLNISDNRLEQFDYSQIPAHLQWLDLHKNELTELGNRYGLDNQLFLQTLDASFNRLTKVTPSSIPNSIEFLFMNDNQIVHVEQHSFIHKTNLTRVDLYANQLTGLEIKALRLQPVPDDKQLPEFYIGGNPFVCDCNIDWLQKINHVTSRQYPTINDIETVYCKLMYNRERAFIPLIEAEPKHFLCSYNTHCFALCHCCEFDACDCEMTCPNNCQCYNDNTWSTNIVECSAAGYTDIPSNIPMDTTEVYIDGNNLVELSGHSFIGRKNLKVLYVNHSNIEIIYNTTFIGLRKLTILHLEYNNIQKLYGNEFSALENLRELYLQGNKISYIEDHTFAELRKLEVLRLDGNRINSFEVWQLASNPYLVEIALANNMWTCDCGFLNKLRIYLQSNTEKIIDANEISCVYNNLTSILKEKNGTKCTFRGEGMSSIVHTQEIEDMLPLLLVATCAFVGFFGLIFGMFCYRKELKVWAHSSCFGSLCYKSGTFVNEFDKDRLYDAYIINSLQDEHFVNQILASTLENDIGFRLCLHYRDFNINTYIADTIVEAVESSKRAILVLSKNFLYNEWTRFEFKGAIHEVLKRRRKLIIILYGDLPQRDLDADMRLYLRTNTCIEWDDKKFWQKLRIALPHVKKSNCLNKRSAINIYATANEYNTAGRSRMTGAGTLPAPGPARLESHSYATIGGNCPRNCDNYDTVSNCKYNTTQHDRRLNDFSRKVTAERQHEYAVPSNCLLDTTHETYNTSCERIAGETFECTSSSKYSTSSRGSSECSHSITPTHGYGGHSAGAAMGGPSLANGGPPNILSTNFMGKADPGGGAYNSTSASNNLTSSSYNSSRKPNNCVNGCNDSSVGGGGGSKGDKSNSNTIGDKNNFNDRRLPQAMWA; from the coding sequence ATGAGTTTAATTACGCGTAAGCTGGAGCTGGTGGCTCTGCCGGCATTGCTGTTAGTGCTGCTTCTGTCCGTTCAGGTTAACTACAGTTTGCAGTATGACTCTGCCGAGGCCCGCTACTATCCAACAAGTCCGGTGGAGTCGAATCTGCGGTACGATGCCCCAGATGATTGTAAATATCGGATCACGCCGGATGACGAGGTGGAACTGGTGTGCAATCTGCGAACCGTGAATAGTGAGTTTGATAATACGAATTTTAGTGTGATACCATCGGAGCATACGGCATCGCTGGCGGTGATTTGCAATGAAGCGATAATGGCCCGTAGCAAACTGCAGGCTAGGTCCTTTGTCCATTTGGTTCGGCTTAAGGCCCTCTCGCTGGAGTACTGCAAGATTGCCAAGTTCGAAAATGAAGTACTGGCCGGATTGAATGACCTAAGGAATTTTACCCTGCGAACGCATAATATCAACTGGCCAGAGCTGAATTTGGAAATCGAGCCGGAGGTTTTTGCATCTACCAAGAGCTTGGAACAATTGGATTTAAGCATGAACAATATCTGGTCACTGCCTGATCATTTGTTTTGTTCGCTGAGTGGCTTACGGTCGTTGAATATCAGCTCGAATCGACTGCAGGATGTTAACGATTTGGGCTTCCGAGAGAAACCGGTGGTGAAGGAGGAAAACGGAACCCATAATGGAAGTTCGATGAGCTGCAATTTGGACTTGGAAGATTTGGATGTATCCAAGAACCACTTCGTTCTTCTTCCAGCTAGTGGTTTTGGTATGCTGAAAAGACTGAAGCTGCTAAAAATTCACGATAACGAGATTTCGATGGTAGGCGATAAGGCTCTGAATGGTCTGAAAGAGTTGCAAATATTAGATTTGAGTTCAAATAAAATTGTTGCTCTACCAACTGATCTGTTCAAAGATCCAGCCCAGTCGATTCAGGAGATTTATCTACAGAACAATTCCATCAGCGTTCTTTCTCCAGGGCTATTCTCCAAGCTGGAGCAGTTGCAAGCTTTAGACCTGTCGGTGAATCAGCTGACATCGGCATGGGTCAACCGAGACACCTTCTCCGGTTTGATTCGACTGGTGCTGCTGAACCTAGCCAACAACAAAATCACCAAACTGGAATCGGAAATCTTTTCCGATCTGTACACTCTGCAAATTCTGAACCTTCGACACAATCAATTGGAGATTATTGCTGCCGACACGTTTTCTCCTATGAATAATCTGCATACGTTGCTGCTGTCACATAACAAAGTCAAATATTTGGACGCATATTCATTGAACGGTTTATACGCCCTCTCGTTGCTGTCTTTGGATAACAATGTTTTAACCGGTGTCCATCCGGAGGCTTTCCGTAACTGCAGTTCCTTACAAGATTTAAACCTCAACGGAAATGAGTTGACACAAGTTCCACTGGCACTGAAAGATATGCGACTATTGCGAACCGTAGATCTAGGTGAGAATTCAATAAGCGTGATTGAAGAGCCAGGATTCCGTGGAATGAACAACCTTTACGGGCTGCGGCTCATCAGCAACAACATTGAAAACATCACCCGTAAAGCGTTCAAAGATTTGCCCAGTCTGCAGATTTTAAATTTGGCTCgcaataaaattcaatttatcgagAAAGGTGCTTTCGAACCGGCCGTGAGCGTGCAGGCTATCCGTTTGGATGGCAATTTGTTGGCCGATATTGATGGACTATTTACGGCAATGCCAAATCTGGTGTGGTTGAATATATCCGACAATAGGCTAGAGCAGTTTGATTACTCACAAATTCCGGCCCACCTGCAATGGCTGGATTTGCATAAGAACGAGCTGACCGAACTGGGCAACCGGTATGGGTTGGATAATCAGTTGTTCCTGCAGACGTTGGACGCTAGTTTCAATCGATTGACGAAAGTAACACCGTCTTCGATTCCGAATTCCATCGAGTTTCTGTTCATGAACGATAATCAGATTGTGCACGTGGAACAGCATAGTTTTATCCATAAGACCAACCTAACGCGGGTGGATCTGTACGCCAATCAGCTGACTGGGTTGGAAATTAAAGCGCTGAGACTGCAGCCGGTTCCGGACGATAAGCAACTGCCGGAGTTTTACATCGGTGGGAATCCGTTCGTGTGTGATTGCAACATCGATTGGCTGCAGAAGATAAACCACGTTACCTCGCGCCAATATCCAACGATCAACGACATTGAGACGGTATACTGCAAGCTAATGTACAACCGGGAACGCGCCTTTATTCCGCTGATTGAAGCGGAACCGAAACATTTCCTCTGCAGCTACAACACGCACTGTTTCGCGCTGTGTCACTGTTGTGAGTTTGATGCATGCGACTGTGAAATGACGTGCCCGAACAACTGCCAGTGCTATAACGACAACACCTGGTCGACGAATATCGTAGAATGCTCGGCAGCTGGCTACACCGACATTCCGAGCAATATCCCGATGGATACGACCGAGGTGTATATCGATGGAAATAATTTGGTGGAATTGTCCGGACATAGTTTTATTGGGAGGAAAAATCTTAAAGTTCTGTACGTGAATCATTCCAATATTGAGATTATTTACAATACGACATTCATCGGGCTGAGGAAGCTGACGATTCTGCACTTGGAGTATAACAATATTCAGAAATTGTATGGAAATGAGTTCAGTGCGTTGGAAAATTTGCGAGAGCTGTACTTACAAGGAAATAAGATATCATATATTGAAGATCATACGTTTGCCGAGTTGCGAAAACTAGAAGTGCTCCGATTGGACGGTAATAGAATCAACAGTTTCGAAGTTTGGCAGTTGGCATCGAATCCTTACTTGGTGGAGATTGCGTTGGCCAACAACATGTGGACATGCGATTGCGGATTTTTGAACAAATTAAGGATTTATCTGCAGTCGAATACGGAAAAGATCATTGATGCCAATGAGATTAGTTGCGTTTACAATAACCTGACGAGTATTTTGAAGGAGAAAAATGGAACGAAATGTACCTTCCGTGGAGAGGGAATGAGTTCGATTGTACACACACAGGAGATCGAGGATATGCTCCCGCTGCTGTTGGTGGCAACCTGTGCATTTGTCGGCTTTTTCGGATTGATTTTTGGAATGTTCTGCTATCGAAAGGAACTGAAGGTGTGGGCTCATAGCAGCTGCTTTGGATCGCTGTGCTACAAGTCCGGTACGTTCGTCAATGAATTCGACAAGGACAGACTGTATGATGCGTATATTATCAACTCACTGCAGGATGAACATTTCGTCAATCAGATTCTAGCATCAACATTGGAGAACGATATTGGATTCCGACTGTGTTTGCACTACAGAGATTTCAATATCAACACTTACATTGCCGATACGATCGTTGAAGCGGTGGAGAGTTCCAAACGTGCCATCTTAGTGCTATCGAAAAATTTCCTGTACAACGAGTGGACTCGATTCGAGTTCAAAGGAGCGATCCATGAGGTGCTGAAACGACGAAGGAAGTTGATCATCATTCTTTACGGAGATCTTCCACAGCGAGATTTAGACGCTGATATGCGTTTGTACTTGCGAACGAATACCTGCATCGAGTGGGACGACAAAAAGTTCTGGCAGAAGCTAAGGATTGCCCTACCACACGTGAAAAAGAGCAACTGTTTGAACAAACGTTCGGCGATCAACATTTATGCAACAGCCAACGAGTACAACACTGCTGGCCGATCGCGAATGACGGGAGCTGGAACTCTGCCGGCTCCGGGTCCTGCGAGGCTAGAAAGCCACAGCTACGCTACCATAGGAGGCAACTGCCCGAGAAACTGTGATAATTATGATACGGTTAGTAATTGTAAATATAACACAACGCAGCACGATAGGCGGTTGAACGATTTCAGCCGAAAGGTGACGGCGGAGAGACAACACGAATACGCGGTTCCTTCCAACTGTCTGCTGGACACGACGCACGAAACGTACAACACCAGCTGCGAGCGGATCGCAGGGGAAACGTTCGAGTGCACCTCCAGCAGCAAATATTCGACGTCGTCGCGGGGTTCGAGTGAATGTTCGCACTCGATCACACCAACCCACGGCTACGGTGGACATTCGGCCGGTGCTGCGATGGGTGGTCCATCGTTAGCGAACGGTGGCCCGCCAAATATCCTGTCCACTAACTTCATGGGTAAGGCTGATCCTGGCGGCGGCGCTTACAACAGTACCAGTGCTTCTAACAATTTGACTAGTAGTAGTTACAATAGCAGTAGGAAACCGAACAATTGCGTTAATGGATGCAATGACAGTAGTGTTGGTGGGGGTGGTGGTAGCAAAGGTGATAAATCCAACTCGAACACGATTGGAGACAAGAATAATTTCAATGATAGAAGACTGCCACAGGCGATGTGGGCATAA